The Passer domesticus isolate bPasDom1 chromosome 15, bPasDom1.hap1, whole genome shotgun sequence nucleotide sequence AGCGCTGCCGTGCCCTTGCAGGCATTGCCCCGGACGAGAGCCCCgcgcggggcggccccgccgggccctaCGTGCAGTCGCGGCGGCTGGAGCTGTacgggcgggcgggcgcggcgctgcTGGCCCGCGGGGCCGCCTACCGCTGCTTCTGCAGCCCGCAGCGCCTGCAGCTGCTCCGCAGGGACGCGCTGCGCCGCCAGCACACCCCGCGGTacgtccccctgtccctgtcccccgtgtccctgtcccctgtgtccctgtcccccgcagaaagccctgcagcactggggctgtccctgtctccatgtccctgtcccctgcacaAAGCCCTGCAGCGCTggggctgtccccgtgtccctgtccccgtgtcccctgcagAAAGCCCCACagcgctgtccccgtgtccctgtcccctgcagaaAGCCCCGCAGcactggggctgtccctgtcccctgcagaaAGCCCCACAgcgctgggctgtccctgtcccccgtgtccctgtccccgtgtccctgtccccgtgtctgtgtctccgtgtccctgtcccctgcacaAAGCCCCCCAGTGCCGTGGCTGTCCCCGTCCCCGCAGGGGAAGGAGTGTGTCACCCTGCAGAGATGAGGTGTTGGACTGGACGTGCAGTGGGAGGGTTGCAGCTGGAATTCCGGCATCTCTTAGAGTTTTGGGGCTGTGAAAGCATGGTGGTGccgggctgtgctgagcaggagcCCTGGCTCGTGTCCCCAGCTATGACAACCGCTGTCGGCACCTGACGCCCGCGGAGGTGGCGCAGAAGCTGTCACAGGGCCTGGACTGCGTCATCCGCTTCCGCCTGGAGAGGGGCGTGCAGCCCTTCCAGGACCTGGTCTACGGCTGGAGCAAGCACGAGGTGGCCGAGGTGGAAGGCGACCCCGTGATCCTCAAGGCGGACGGGTTCCCCACGTACCACCTGGCCAACGTGGTCGACGACCACTACATGGGCATCACCCACGTCCTGCGCGGCACCGAGTGGCTGGCTTCCACTTCCAAGCACCTGCTCCTCTACAAGGCCTTTGGCTGGGAGCCCCCTCGCTTTGGCCACCTGCCGCTGCTGCTGAACAAGGACGGTGGCAAGCTGTCCAAGAGGCAGGGGGACATCTTCCTGGAGCGCTTTGCTCGGGAGGGCTTCCTGCCagaggctctgctggacatCGTCACCAACTGCGGCTCGGGCTTCACAGGTAGCACCACgggctcctgcctgccaggcCAGCCCATGCTGGCTTCGTGGCGTGGGCTGGGCTTATTTTAATAGCTGAGAACTTTGTTGGGGTTTGAAGGGGTCAGGGAGTGGGTGTCACATAACCAGTCAGTCACTGAGGTGCCACCAGGCCTtctgcagagctcctgtggAAGGAGCTGCCATGGTGGGTCTTCCTGCCATTCAAATTGAATCAGGTGCTTCTCCCTTGGGAAAACCCCCACTTCAAGGCTGAGAAACTGTCTGTGAAGTCTTGGGAAAACTTGCATTCTGTGTCTGTCTGACACCTGTGCCACTTTTCCTTTAACCTGACAGACCACAAGGAGTTGAGTCAATGTCTCCTTTTGTGGTTCTTGTTGTGTGGGGATCACAAATTAACTTGTGTTCTGAGAGCTCTGCTTGGGAATGAAATCTTGCTCAGGCAGTGCTCACTCCTGGCTGAGAGTGATTCTGTCAGGTGTTCCCTGAGGAAGGTGATGGAGCCAAGCAGAACATCCCAGTTCCCAGTGcctctccagcactgcaggctcctggggacagggcagcatggcagtgtgtgctgctgcctgttccctgctgctgctggcactgcacagGTGTCACCTGCACACTGTCCCGTGtcacctctgctgccagcctggccccgTGCCcgagggggcacagagcccaggGATTCCCTTTGGCTTGTGTTGCAGAGAAGCAGATGGGGAGGACTCTGGAGGAGCTGATCTCCCAGTTTGATGTAGGCAGAATTACAACCCATTCTGCTCTCCTGGACCTTGAAGCGCTCCCAGAATTCAACAGGTAAAAAATTAGTGGTGGCTTTAAAATGTAGTAAGCACCACGTCAGTGAGAATTTATTTCTAGCACTTGGCTTTGGCtggaggttttgtttgttggatCAAGCACGGTCCTGGTGCAGCAGCTGTTGGGCTCTGCTAAGAGGAAGCATAGGTTTCTGCTCACACAGTTCCTGCCTCCTCTCCCATTCTGTGCTTGGACACTGGGGTTGGCAACACTGAAAGTCTAGGCAGAGGCTGGGTGTAGCTGGGAGGATCTAAAGTCTTACGTTTATAACCTAAGAAAATAAGATCTCAAAAGAGTTACCACTTCCAGAAGGTTCTTCTGCAAGTACACTTGTGCTGCTAAGTGGCCTCATCATCAGCTCCCTGTGGGCACCAGAGCTAAATGCCTCTTTGTAGAGTGCCTGACTCTGGTTTAGTGCTGCCTTTCTAACACTTCCACAGTTTTAGCTCGGTTGATCAGAGCATGGTGCTGAGAATGCCAAAGTTGTGGGTTCAGTCTCCCCAGATGGGCTGTTCCcttaagagctggacttgatcCTCGTGGGTCtctccaactcagaatattctgtgatttctctGAAACATGGTTGGGCTGATCCGAGGTAACCCAAAGCAATCCAAAAGCAGgtctttcctctgctgcaggattCACCTCACCCGTCACATTGAGAACCCAGGGCTGCGCCAGAAGCTcgtcagggagctgcaggggctggtggAGCTCGTCTATGGGGAGCAGCAAGTGGATCCAGATGTTCTGGAAAATGAATATGTGGAGCGAGTCCTTCTGCTGAGAAAAGTACGAGTAGCAGCAGATTGCTGTGCCACCCTCCTCCAAGCTGAGGGATTGCTTcctccacagcacagccctctgCCTTGCCAGCTTTGCTTTCTTCCCCCAGGGTCACATAAGCCTCCTGAAGAATCTGGTGTCGAGTGATTACTCTTACCTGTGGGTCAGGCCCTCGGTGTCCCGGCAGCAGCTACGAGCAATTTCTGCAGAAGCAGATGAAATAGGAAAACTGGTCATGGGGTAAGTGTGCTGCTGTCTGAGCTGAGGAGTGGCAGCAATGGCTCCTCATCTCTGAAAACTGTATTCTTAAACAGTCAGAATTACTGCTCGTTCTGTGGTTTTCCAGGTCTGTGGCATAATTTTGTAGTTTAAACTTGTTCTTTTGaatgagctctgctgctggtgagcagagggagcaccctggcacagggtgggggtGAGAGGTAGGAATCCTGTGTTTTTCATGTCCCCAGAGTGTAAGGACACCTTCTTTCCCAAAGGCTCCTGACGAGGCCAGCAGCTGCCTTGACTGTGGAGGAGTTGAACAGAGACCTGAGGAGCGTGCAGAAGCAAACCAGAGAGACCAAGTACAGCAGCATGATGCAGCTGCTGCGCCTGGCGCTCAGCGGGCAGCAGGTAAAGAACAGCTCTGAGCTTACTGCAGTGTGCTTTCAGAGCTCAAACCCAGGTTTTACAAAAGTTCTCCAAagcctgctcctggctcagctcTAGTGCTAATCCTTCGGGTCCCTCTGAGCAGGAGAATGCCAAGGCTTtgtctgagctgctgctgacccCCAGTGTGGCAGCGGTTGTTGCAGTCTGTGATGCACAGACTCGTGCTGGGGTCCAGCTCCTGTGCTCAGTGACTCACTCTGTTTGCAGCACGGCCCGAGCgtggcagagatgatggtgacTCTGGGAGCTGAGGAGGTGTGTGGCCGCATACacagagccctgtccagctgACAGGGACGTCGGTGACGCTGCCAGGCCGCGCACTTGGATGGCACAGGTGGCACCTGTGTGATCATCTCTGATCAGACGAGCTGGGCTTCGGGCCAGGCAGGTGTCTGGGCTGGTCCCACGTCTGTAGGAACCTGCACTGAGCACAAGCCACTTCGTTTGGGAGAGGAACCAAGTCCAGATTCAACTCCGTCCTGCTGTCGCCTCGTGAAGGAGCCTGCTTTGCAGGGTGGGACAAGAAGACACGTGTCAGCATTTAAATTCAAACCATGTGGACAGAAAGTAACTGAACTTCTGAAAGCAACAGATCAGATTGGTTTTGGAGAGGGCCTTGCAGTCAGGGTACCTACAGCTACGGTTCCCCAATAAATACAGTGGGGGTATTTTTGTATCTATATACACATAAATGTATATTATAGCTGTTGCCCTGTTAGCTGCTCTGGGTCCTACCAGGCTGAGTGAGCTGCTCAGAGGGGGGTTTCCTGTGTACTGACTCATGCACGTGGTTCTGCTAAAAATACCCTGATCAGGAGATTGGGCTGTTTCACCCTCTTTTGTCGGATGCCCTTTTAATTATTAAATCAATGTGGTGACTTGGATTCCGCTCTCAGGGTTGCTGTGCGGGCGGTGAGGGGAGGAGCCcgcggggctgtgctgggcccacgcccacagcagcacttccccagcagcagcagctctccccagcagcctggtggggctggggctgcagcccttcctgctgggcacaggacAGAGCCATGGCTGGCACCGGGCAGCTGGAGCGCTGGCTCAgtgagtggggctgggggctgggggtcgGGGCTGGCTTGGCTGctgccccttccagcctgggtgggcactggagcagcttcaccttcctggggaaggggctgctgtCCCCACGGAACCCTTGTGGAGTGATGTGGGTGCTGTCTTGCTGGCTTCTTCCCATCTGTCCTGCCCATCCTCAGCCCCCAAAGCTGGCTGAgtgacagactggggaatgcATAGAgccaaaaaatactttttttccctaatttagCTGTGCTAAAGTGTAAGCTGCCTGTGTTCCAGCACAGTGGTCCCGGGAGAGCTGCCTGTAAATGGTTTTCAGGTTTCTCCTGCTAAAAGCAACATCTGGCATTGTGAGGCTGTGCTTGACTTTAAGTGTGTGCTTGGGACTATACTTTTAGGCAGACTTTAGTGACAGCTGTTTCCTGCTCGTCCTGGATCTCCTGTTTCTGCTGGAGAAAGCTCTGGAGCCCGGCTCCAGCAAGGTCTGAGCTGCTTCCTGCTCGGGGCACTCGCTCACACTGAGGCTGGgctttccttcttcctcttgtttttctccctctgtAAGATGAGGCCACTGACCCGAGTGTCTCTGAGGAGAACTGGGAGTGCATCCAGCGGTTCTGCGACCAGGTGAACGCTGACACGGAGGGGTAAGGCAGACACAGAGCCCTTTGTGCTCCCCAGCCCGTGTCTGGCTCTGAGCCCCCCTCGTGGCTctgtggggacagcctggggccGTGgtgtggggagctggggggctcGCTGGGCTCCActgctcctgggagcaggaatgAGATGGGAATACGAGTTGGGAAGAGGTGTGTGCCAGTGTGATGGAGGGGATGTCAGGGAATGGGCTCTGACATCAATGGCAGGAGCCCACCGGGCAgcaggtcctgctggccatggaTTCCTGCTCTGGGGTTCTGCAGGGGAGCCCCGGGGCAGCTCAGCCTCAGCTTGTCCTTCCAGACAGGTGGAGGGTCTCTGCTGAGGTTTCCTCACCTTCCAGCTGGCAGTCTGGGCTCTCTGGGAAGTAGCAGGGACTAATTCAGCTAATGACCTGTCAAACCTTAGTGATCACCTGTGTGTTCAGAGCAGACCGAGTTCAGAGCTCATAGTCTGgtgcccaggagctggcacaggctgccctggctgtccctgaagctcctgcagctgcagagccagctctggtggtgcctgcctggggacaccccccagcctgtccctgctgctccctccccaaGGACAGCCCCAGGGCGGGCTGCAGGGCAGTGTGGGGTCACCAGTTCACCCCAGTGTGTGAGCAGTGTCCCTGGCCAGCACCGTGCCCGAGGATggctgtctgtcctgctgtgagcccagcagctgctcttctgtgcactcccagcccagcagcattTGTTTTTCCTGGGAGCTCGTGCATGGTGTGACTTGCTTTGCTCTTCCCCAGCCCGTGGTTTGCGCTGAGGCTGCTGGCACACAAAATCCAGTCCCCTCAGGAGGGGGAGGCTCTGCATGCTCTCACAGTGAGTACTTCCATCAGCACACAGGGCAGCCACTGGCAAACAGAGCTGGCAGGTAGAAAGCAGAGCAGACAGgagctttctcttcctttctctgagATGTCAAtgcctttctctttctcttgggTGCCTCTCCATTTGACTTTCCCTTGCACAAGGAACGCAGGCACCAGGGCACAGTGGAGGCAGTAGCTGCTTCTGCTCCTCCCCACGCTGCTCTGCTGAGGTGTTTTGTTggtctgcagctctggctgtgtgAGCTGTGTCCCACCACCGAGGCAATAGCTCAGGAGTTGGTAGTGATGGGTAGAACAGAGCAGGTGGCCTTTAATGTGCTGCCTAGGAAAGCTGGATGAAGGAATAAAACATGTTCTAGCTGCATGGCTTTCTCAGTACCTTGTGTTGGTGAATGCAGTGTCAGAAAGTTCCTAGATTTAGTGACAATATAGTGACAAAGTTTTTGAAAGCTCCCCAAGCCTTGTGTTTTCAGTTCCTGCTGgtaacattttgttttctgcaggTGCTGGAGACCTGTGTGAACAACTGTGGTGACAGATTTCACAGTGAAATGGCAAAATTCAGGTTTCTGAATGAGCTGATCAAAGTGCTTTCCCCAAAGGTAGGTTACAGGGTGTTGGGATAAGAAATGCAGCTCTGCTTTATCAGAGGCAGTGGGATCTTCTGGCCGTGCTCCTCTTCATGGGGGTGGGCCTGGGCCTGCCTGGAGCACCCTCTGAGCATCACACCCATCGATTTCCCTTTCTGGTGGCTCCTGCACACATTTACCACTGCTGCACGTTTCATTTTCCATTGCATCAGcctgagggcagagctgcagaaagctGATTTCAGAGAAATGCTCAACTGAAGAACAAAACTCCTTGTCTCAGGCTTGATAACAGAATTTCAGTGAAGCCACAGACTCTAAAGCCCATATCACTGAAGACAATTCTGTTTGCTGCTCTGAGAGGACAGGTATCACTGAATCAGTTTGGAATGCCTGGCCTTGGGGAGGTTTGTGTTTTTATAATAAAAGGAGTGGTCGTAGGCAATAATGAGAGAAATTGGAGAAAGCACCCTGATGCTGATAAGAGACAATAACgtttgtttctggttttgttcagttttctgtgtctggggctggctgaggccagTGCTGTGACTGCATTGCAGCAGTTAAGGGGAGTGATTAAAACCAAGCACAGAATGTTTTCACTAAAATAACCTGCTTTGGGTTTTGGATTCAATAAGTGATCAGAGAAGTTTGAAGTGGCTTAATTTTGATTGTTACAGAACGTGTGTGCGATTCTCACACACTCCAAAGCAGTTCTTGTGTTTCCTAACCCCAGGATACAAATTGTCAGCACTATGAATAAACTCACAGGAATCCCTTTTACCCTTGGTGTCTGCACAAAAATGCCTTGGGGCTGGATCCCTGGCACCAGTTCTTTGGGTTTGagctttttgtctttctttacTGTCTTGTTTCCAGTACTATGGAATTTGGTCTTCAGAAAAAGTCAAGTCGAGGGTCACAGAAGTGATATTCAGTTGGACAGTCTGGTTTCCTCAGGAAGTCAAAATCCAGGATGCTTAtcagatgctgaagaaacaagGTTCAGTTCTGTTATTTCAGTTTCCTTTTTAGCCTCCCAAGCCCATGGTTTCCCCCACAGATATCTGCCCCCCTCAGCCTGTGACTCAGCTTTTTCATGACATGCTGTGTGTAAGGAAAAGGGACAAAGGTCCCAGGCTGGCTGGGTTCTGAAGGATGCAATCCCTGTTTAAATGCATTTTCCAAAAGACAGCCTTCCTGAGCCACAGCTCAGACCAGTCTGGAGGCCTCTGCTCACACTGTGGGCAGGGAAAAAGCACAGGACAGGCTCAGAAGTGATCTTTGCCCTGGAATATCTCCCAGGGTTATGAGAGATGAGTTCAGAGGGATCCCAGGATGGATTTTTTCATCCACTCAATTATATTTACTAGTCCTCAGTGGTATTTTAATCCAGAAATCTGTGCAAAACCTCGTGCACTGTTGAGCATTGAGGTTTCAGCAGCTTGGGCATCACTGAACAACTACTGTTACCTGTTCCAGGGATTGTAAAAGAAGATCCCAAACTGCCAGAAGACAAAATTTTACCTCCCCCTTCTCCAAGACCTCAGAATTCTATTTTTGACACAGATGAAGAGAAGTCCAAGGTAAACCTTAGAGTCTTCATGCCCCACCCTCTGGTTTGTCCTGATGAGAAAAGAGGCTCAGTAATATTTTGGGAGATTCTGCTGTTTCAGAAAATCTCAGAAAAATGCTGATTCCTCTTGCAGTGCAGCAGCTAGAGAACTCTCTGAAGCTTGtcagaaatatttcattagTAAAAAGTGAAACTTTTTTACAGAGAAACATCAATTTCCTTGAAATCTCCCCAAGGGAGGGCTTCTCCAGGTGTTACAGCAGTTCTGTAGAGCCAGAGTTCCTCATCCTGGGCAGCCATGTAACCTGGGTTAGGCTGTGGGACAGGAGCTGACATCTCCAGGACTGTGGGGCCGttctgtggctgtggctgtgcacagtgcccacaggctgctgctgactgctgcccctcctctgccctgACAGCTGCTGGCCAGGCTCCTGAAGAGCAGCCACCCCGAGGACCTGCAGGCAGCCAACCGCCTGATCCAGAGCGCCGTGAAAGAGGTGGgagctcccagctggagcctctTGGCAGCCAGGGAGCGTGGGAGGGGACTTGGCCATCCCGTTGGGACAGGAGACCCTCGGTACTGCAGCCCCAGAGAAGGGGCTGTGTTCAGTCTTTCCAAATTGTCCTGAGTTACAGCATGAGatcattttgctttgtttccctAAAATGTGCCATTGCCAGGAAGAGGGAATTTGTGAATGTGCATGCAGCAGGACATTTGTGTGTCAGTGGGACCTTGGCAGTAGTACTGCAGTAGTGGTTGGAAATTTCCAAAGATAAACTCAGTTCCCTGATGGAAAGAAGTCACTTTGTACAAAACTGCTTCTTTCCTGCATGCAGTATGTGCACGTCTGGCCTGTCTGTTTGCATGTTCCATCTGATGGAGCATCCCACTTCTCTGCTCACAGAGATTTGGTGTAACAAAGCCCTGTGGTTGTTTGGAGTGTGTCATTCTGTGTGGCAGAAGGCACCAACTCCCAGCTCAGACTTTGAGGTCACACTCATGCCTGTGGTGAGATGTGTTCCATATCCCACACCACACAGCCAGGGTGCCCTGAtggggcagctgggggcttGTTCTCACCTGTGCTGCTTTGTGCCTTCTGCACatgcaataaaatattaataggTGTGACCCTGAGTGCTCCAGCCAAGTCATCATCAacctttctttcatttttcatcaCAGGAGCAAGAAAAGTCAGCTCAGGTGTCCCGGAGAGTGAACACCCTCAGTGAGGTTTCTGAGAATGTCAAGCGTATGGATGAGTTACTGCAGAGCTACAGCAGACGTGAACTATCCCCAGCTGACCAGGAGACCCTACAGGTGaatgctctttttcctgcataAGTGCTCTTTTCCCTCCCTGTTCTGGAGGGAGCATCACTGGCAGCGGGGCAGAGCTGTGGGCGTGGGTGCCAGCAGTGGAACCTTTCCTCCCCAGGCCGTGCTGCAGCGCTGTGAGAAGCTCAGGCCGCTGCTCTTCCGCCTGGCCAGCGAGGCAGTGGCTGACGAGGAGGCTCTAGGTAAGAGCCAGCCCTGTCCTTGTGGCTCttggcagctgggacagggctgtgaggggagTGCTTGGCACCCTGTGGGCAAAGCTCTCTGCTCACCATGAAACCGTGCCCAGGGGAAGTGGCGTTTGGTCTCCATCTCTGAGGAAGGTGTTAATTTTCACTTGGGGCCCAAAGTTAAACAGAGAATCCGTTTCTTCAGCTGAGGTGGTtttctgaggggttttttttgagttcTGGTGTTCAGAGAACTGAAAGCTTTTGAAGCCTTTTCTCTCCAGAGATTGAAGTATAAACGCAGAAAGAGgaatatattttgaatttttaggTGTAATACCAAGGAAGGTGTCCTGGCTTCAGCTAGGGTAGGGTTAATTTGCTAAAAGCAGAATCTTTGAACTCCACAATTGGCATTTCATTCCTATCCAAACACCTTGAAAATCTGACTGAAGCAATGGTTGCTAACACACATCCTGAAGAGCAACCCCAAGAGCTCAACTGCACCTCACTCCTTCCTTTCTTACCCGTGGGTGCCATGGCTCTTcagctggggaggg carries:
- the EARS2 gene encoding nondiscriminating glutamyl-tRNA synthetase EARS2, mitochondrial isoform X2, yielding MLDWAGIAPDESPARGGPAGPYVQSRRLELYGRAGAALLARGAAYRCFCSPQRLQLLRRDALRRQHTPRYDNRCRHLTPAEVAQKLSQGLDCVIRFRLERGVQPFQDLVYGWSKHEVAEVEGDPVILKADGFPTYHLANVVDDHYMGITHVLRGTEWLASTSKHLLLYKAFGWEPPRFGHLPLLLNKDGGKLSKRQGDIFLERFAREGFLPEALLDIVTNCGSGFTEKQMGRTLEELISQFDVGRITTHSALLDLEALPEFNRIHLTRHIENPGLRQKLVRELQGLVELVYGEQQVDPDVLENEYVERVLLLRKGHISLLKNLVSSDYSYLWVRPSVSRQQLRAISAEADEIGKLVMGLLTRPAAALTVEELNRDLRSVQKQTRETKYSSMMQLLRLALSGQQHGPSVAEMMVTLGAEEVCGRIHRALSS
- the EARS2 gene encoding nondiscriminating glutamyl-tRNA synthetase EARS2, mitochondrial isoform X1; translated protein: MARALRALRCAAGPGPGRGLEPGPGLSSGPGPAPEPEPGQGLEPAPGLSSGPGPRVRFGPSPTGFLHLGGLRTALYNYIFAKKHQGTFILRVEDTDQNRVVPGAAEGIEDMLDWAGIAPDESPARGGPAGPYVQSRRLELYGRAGAALLARGAAYRCFCSPQRLQLLRRDALRRQHTPRYDNRCRHLTPAEVAQKLSQGLDCVIRFRLERGVQPFQDLVYGWSKHEVAEVEGDPVILKADGFPTYHLANVVDDHYMGITHVLRGTEWLASTSKHLLLYKAFGWEPPRFGHLPLLLNKDGGKLSKRQGDIFLERFAREGFLPEALLDIVTNCGSGFTEKQMGRTLEELISQFDVGRITTHSALLDLEALPEFNRIHLTRHIENPGLRQKLVRELQGLVELVYGEQQVDPDVLENEYVERVLLLRKGHISLLKNLVSSDYSYLWVRPSVSRQQLRAISAEADEIGKLVMGLLTRPAAALTVEELNRDLRSVQKQTRETKYSSMMQLLRLALSGQQHGPSVAEMMVTLGAEEVCGRIHRALSS